From bacterium BMS3Abin02, a single genomic window includes:
- a CDS encoding EamA-like transporter family protein, with protein sequence MARPRVAASVTMAAVATAWGTIPLIVRTVSLPAEQLAALRLWLGAITVLVILGIRGELRLRRTDPLGRIAAIGVLLAIHWAAFFWSIKTTTVAVALVLVYLGPVAMATLARAVLGEPLKRRSIIALAAALVGVVLVARPGAGVTAEGVLTGLIAAATFAAMVLIGKPAAQQVGGLKLAGLQMSVAALVMTPWAASSLPEIPTYWWKVVLLGVVLTGVGLMIYWSLIATLPVMSIAILSYLEPASAVVWAALFLAEPGDIWSWIGVALVVGAGITAGTQSTQSGGPA encoded by the coding sequence ATGGCCCGCCCTCGTGTCGCAGCGTCCGTCACGATGGCGGCCGTGGCGACCGCGTGGGGAACGATTCCGCTGATCGTCCGGACCGTCTCGCTGCCCGCAGAACAGCTCGCGGCGTTGCGGCTCTGGCTCGGTGCCATCACGGTACTCGTCATCCTCGGCATCCGAGGTGAGCTCCGCCTTCGACGCACCGACCCGCTCGGCCGGATCGCAGCGATCGGGGTCCTTCTGGCCATTCACTGGGCCGCGTTCTTCTGGTCGATCAAGACGACGACGGTAGCGGTGGCCCTGGTGCTGGTCTACCTCGGACCCGTCGCCATGGCGACTCTGGCTCGCGCAGTTCTCGGCGAGCCTCTCAAACGCAGATCCATCATCGCTCTTGCAGCCGCCCTGGTCGGTGTGGTCCTGGTGGCGCGTCCGGGCGCCGGCGTCACCGCAGAAGGCGTGCTCACCGGGCTCATCGCCGCAGCCACCTTCGCAGCCATGGTCCTCATCGGGAAGCCGGCCGCTCAACAGGTCGGAGGGCTCAAGCTGGCGGGCCTCCAGATGAGTGTCGCCGCTCTCGTCATGACGCCTTGGGCAGCCTCGTCGCTTCCCGAGATTCCGACGTACTGGTGGAAGGTCGTCCTGCTTGGGGTCGTGCTGACGGGTGTCGGGTTGATGATCTACTGGTCACTCATAGCGACCCTGCCCGTCATGAGCATCGCGATCCTGTCGTACCTGGAACCCGCTTCGGCGGTCGTGTGGGCTGCACTGTTTCTCGCCGAACCCGGAGATATATGGTCATGGATCGGCGTCGCGCTCGTCGTCGGCGCCGGCATCACTGCGGGAACACAATCCACACAATCCGGGGGCCCGGCCTGA